A window of Salmo trutta chromosome 5, fSalTru1.1, whole genome shotgun sequence contains these coding sequences:
- the LOC115194038 gene encoding LIM domain-binding protein 1 isoform X5 encodes MSVGGCACPGCSSKSFKLYSPKEPGPNGSAFPPFHPGTMLDRDVGPTPMYPPSYLEPGMGRPTPYGNQTDYRIFELNKRLQNWTEDCDNLWWDAFTTEFFEDDAMLTITFCLEDGPKRYTIGRTLIPRYFRSIFEGGATELFYTLKHPKESFHTNFVSLDCDQCTMVTQNGKPMFTQVCVEGRLYLEFMFDDMMRIKTWHFSIRQHREVLPRSILAMHVQDPQMLDQLAKNITRCGLSNSTLNYLRLCVILEPMQELMSRHKTYSLSPRDCLKTCLFQKWQRMVAPPAEPARQAPNKRRKRKMSGGSNMSAGGGNNSKKKSPANNFPLSTQVPDLVGTKTCTLPELEDRS; translated from the exons gctgttCGTCTAAGTCGTTCAAGCTGTACTCCCCCAAGGAGCCCGGCCCTAACGGCAGTGCCTTCCCCCCCTTCCATCCCGGCACCATGCTGGACAGGGACGTGGG GCCAACACCAATGTACCCCCCGTCATACCTTGAGCCTGGCATGGG GAGACCAACACCATATGGCAACCAGACAGACTACAGGATATTTGAGCTCAACAAACGGCTACAAAACTGGACAGAG GACTGTGACAATCTCTGGTGGGATGCCTTCACCACAGAGTTCTTTGAGGATGATGCCATGCTCACCATCACCTTTTGTCTAGAGGATGGGCCCAAACGATATA CTATCGGCCGGACGCTGATCCCACGGTACTTCCGGAGTATCTTTGAAGGCGGCGCCACTGAGTTGTTCTACACGTTGAAGCACCCTAAAGAGTCCTTCCACACAAACTTTGTGTCTCTGGACTGTGACCAGTGCACCATGGTTACACAGAACGGCAAGCCCATGTTCACACAG gtgTGTGTGGAGGGCCGTCTGTACCTGGAGTTCATGTTTGACGACATGATGAGAATCAAGACGTGGCATTTTAGCATCAGACAACATAGAGAAGTCCTGCCTCGCAGCATACTGGCCATGCAC GTGCAGGACCCTCAGATGCTGGATCAGCTGGCTAAAAACATCACAAGATGTGGCCTGTCCAACTCCACACTCAACTACCTCAGG CTGTGTGTGATCTTGGAGCCGATGCAGGAGTTGATGTCCAGACACAAGACCTACAGTCTGAGTCCCAGAGACTGTCTCAAGACCTGCCTCTTCCAGAAGTGGCAACGCATGGTGGCCCCACCAG CTGAGCCGGCCAGACAAGCGCCCAACAAGCGGAGGAAAAGGAAGATGTCTGGCGGCAGCAACATGAGCGCTGGTGGAGGAAACAACAGCAAGAAGAAGAGTCCTGCAAACAACTTCCCTCTCTCCACACAGGTACCT GACCTGGTTGGAACAAAAACCTGTACACTGCCGGAGCTTGAGGACCGGAGTTGA
- the LOC115194038 gene encoding LIM domain-binding protein 1 isoform X7, protein MSVGGCACPGCSSKSFKLYSPKEPGPNGSAFPPFHPGTMLDRDVGPTPMYPPSYLEPGMGRPTPYGNQTDYRIFELNKRLQNWTEDCDNLWWDAFTTEFFEDDAMLTITFCLEDGPKRYTIGRTLIPRYFRSIFEGGATELFYTLKHPKESFHTNFVSLDCDQCTMVTQNGKPMFTQVCVEGRLYLEFMFDDMMRIKTWHFSIRQHREVLPRSILAMHVQDPQMLDQLAKNITRCGLSNSTLNYLRLCVILEPMQELMSRHKTYSLSPRDCLKTCLFQKWQRMVAPPAEPARQAPNKRRKRKMSGGSNMSAGGGNNSKKKSPANNFPLSTQDLVGTKTCTLPELEDRS, encoded by the exons gctgttCGTCTAAGTCGTTCAAGCTGTACTCCCCCAAGGAGCCCGGCCCTAACGGCAGTGCCTTCCCCCCCTTCCATCCCGGCACCATGCTGGACAGGGACGTGGG GCCAACACCAATGTACCCCCCGTCATACCTTGAGCCTGGCATGGG GAGACCAACACCATATGGCAACCAGACAGACTACAGGATATTTGAGCTCAACAAACGGCTACAAAACTGGACAGAG GACTGTGACAATCTCTGGTGGGATGCCTTCACCACAGAGTTCTTTGAGGATGATGCCATGCTCACCATCACCTTTTGTCTAGAGGATGGGCCCAAACGATATA CTATCGGCCGGACGCTGATCCCACGGTACTTCCGGAGTATCTTTGAAGGCGGCGCCACTGAGTTGTTCTACACGTTGAAGCACCCTAAAGAGTCCTTCCACACAAACTTTGTGTCTCTGGACTGTGACCAGTGCACCATGGTTACACAGAACGGCAAGCCCATGTTCACACAG gtgTGTGTGGAGGGCCGTCTGTACCTGGAGTTCATGTTTGACGACATGATGAGAATCAAGACGTGGCATTTTAGCATCAGACAACATAGAGAAGTCCTGCCTCGCAGCATACTGGCCATGCAC GTGCAGGACCCTCAGATGCTGGATCAGCTGGCTAAAAACATCACAAGATGTGGCCTGTCCAACTCCACACTCAACTACCTCAGG CTGTGTGTGATCTTGGAGCCGATGCAGGAGTTGATGTCCAGACACAAGACCTACAGTCTGAGTCCCAGAGACTGTCTCAAGACCTGCCTCTTCCAGAAGTGGCAACGCATGGTGGCCCCACCAG CTGAGCCGGCCAGACAAGCGCCCAACAAGCGGAGGAAAAGGAAGATGTCTGGCGGCAGCAACATGAGCGCTGGTGGAGGAAACAACAGCAAGAAGAAGAGTCCTGCAAACAACTTCCCTCTCTCCACACAG GACCTGGTTGGAACAAAAACCTGTACACTGCCGGAGCTTGAGGACCGGAGTTGA
- the LOC115194038 gene encoding LIM domain-binding protein 1 isoform X6: MSVGGCACPGCSSKSFKLYSPKEPGPNGSAFPPFHPGTMLDRDVGPTPMYPPSYLEPGMGRPTPYGNQTDYRIFELNKRLQNWTEDCDNLWWDAFTTEFFEDDAMLTITFCLEDGPKRYTIGRTLIPRYFRSIFEGGATELFYTLKHPKESFHTNFVSLDCDQCTMVTQNGKPMFTQVCVEGRLYLEFMFDDMMRIKTWHFSIRQHREVLPRSILAMHDPQMLDQLAKNITRCGLSNSTLNYLRLCVILEPMQELMSRHKTYSLSPRDCLKTCLFQKWQRMVAPPAEPARQAPNKRRKRKMSGGSNMSAGGGNNSKKKSPANNFPLSTQVPDLVGTKTCTLPELEDRS, translated from the exons gctgttCGTCTAAGTCGTTCAAGCTGTACTCCCCCAAGGAGCCCGGCCCTAACGGCAGTGCCTTCCCCCCCTTCCATCCCGGCACCATGCTGGACAGGGACGTGGG GCCAACACCAATGTACCCCCCGTCATACCTTGAGCCTGGCATGGG GAGACCAACACCATATGGCAACCAGACAGACTACAGGATATTTGAGCTCAACAAACGGCTACAAAACTGGACAGAG GACTGTGACAATCTCTGGTGGGATGCCTTCACCACAGAGTTCTTTGAGGATGATGCCATGCTCACCATCACCTTTTGTCTAGAGGATGGGCCCAAACGATATA CTATCGGCCGGACGCTGATCCCACGGTACTTCCGGAGTATCTTTGAAGGCGGCGCCACTGAGTTGTTCTACACGTTGAAGCACCCTAAAGAGTCCTTCCACACAAACTTTGTGTCTCTGGACTGTGACCAGTGCACCATGGTTACACAGAACGGCAAGCCCATGTTCACACAG gtgTGTGTGGAGGGCCGTCTGTACCTGGAGTTCATGTTTGACGACATGATGAGAATCAAGACGTGGCATTTTAGCATCAGACAACATAGAGAAGTCCTGCCTCGCAGCATACTGGCCATGCAC GACCCTCAGATGCTGGATCAGCTGGCTAAAAACATCACAAGATGTGGCCTGTCCAACTCCACACTCAACTACCTCAGG CTGTGTGTGATCTTGGAGCCGATGCAGGAGTTGATGTCCAGACACAAGACCTACAGTCTGAGTCCCAGAGACTGTCTCAAGACCTGCCTCTTCCAGAAGTGGCAACGCATGGTGGCCCCACCAG CTGAGCCGGCCAGACAAGCGCCCAACAAGCGGAGGAAAAGGAAGATGTCTGGCGGCAGCAACATGAGCGCTGGTGGAGGAAACAACAGCAAGAAGAAGAGTCCTGCAAACAACTTCCCTCTCTCCACACAGGTACCT GACCTGGTTGGAACAAAAACCTGTACACTGCCGGAGCTTGAGGACCGGAGTTGA
- the LOC115194038 gene encoding LIM domain-binding protein 1 isoform X3, with translation MSVGGCACPGCSSKSFKLYSPKEPGPNGSAFPPFHPGTMLDRDVGPTPMYPPSYLEPGMGRPTPYGNQTDYRIFELNKRLQNWTEDCDNLWWDAFTTEFFEDDAMLTITFCLEDGPKRYTIGRTLIPRYFRSIFEGGATELFYTLKHPKESFHTNFVSLDCDQCTMVTQNGKPMFTQVCVEGRLYLEFMFDDMMRIKTWHFSIRQHREVLPRSILAMHVQDPQMLDQLAKNITRCGLSNSTLNYLRLCVILEPMQELMSRHKTYSLSPRDCLKTCLFQKWQRMVAPPAEPARQAPNKRRKRKMSGGSNMSAGGGNNSKKKSPANNFPLSTQDVMMVGEPTLMGGEFGDEDERLITRLENGQFDTANGAGGLEDEDSFGSSPALGGAHSPWNNKTPSSQDSKNDAQ, from the exons gctgttCGTCTAAGTCGTTCAAGCTGTACTCCCCCAAGGAGCCCGGCCCTAACGGCAGTGCCTTCCCCCCCTTCCATCCCGGCACCATGCTGGACAGGGACGTGGG GCCAACACCAATGTACCCCCCGTCATACCTTGAGCCTGGCATGGG GAGACCAACACCATATGGCAACCAGACAGACTACAGGATATTTGAGCTCAACAAACGGCTACAAAACTGGACAGAG GACTGTGACAATCTCTGGTGGGATGCCTTCACCACAGAGTTCTTTGAGGATGATGCCATGCTCACCATCACCTTTTGTCTAGAGGATGGGCCCAAACGATATA CTATCGGCCGGACGCTGATCCCACGGTACTTCCGGAGTATCTTTGAAGGCGGCGCCACTGAGTTGTTCTACACGTTGAAGCACCCTAAAGAGTCCTTCCACACAAACTTTGTGTCTCTGGACTGTGACCAGTGCACCATGGTTACACAGAACGGCAAGCCCATGTTCACACAG gtgTGTGTGGAGGGCCGTCTGTACCTGGAGTTCATGTTTGACGACATGATGAGAATCAAGACGTGGCATTTTAGCATCAGACAACATAGAGAAGTCCTGCCTCGCAGCATACTGGCCATGCAC GTGCAGGACCCTCAGATGCTGGATCAGCTGGCTAAAAACATCACAAGATGTGGCCTGTCCAACTCCACACTCAACTACCTCAGG CTGTGTGTGATCTTGGAGCCGATGCAGGAGTTGATGTCCAGACACAAGACCTACAGTCTGAGTCCCAGAGACTGTCTCAAGACCTGCCTCTTCCAGAAGTGGCAACGCATGGTGGCCCCACCAG CTGAGCCGGCCAGACAAGCGCCCAACAAGCGGAGGAAAAGGAAGATGTCTGGCGGCAGCAACATGAGCGCTGGTGGAGGAAACAACAGCAAGAAGAAGAGTCCTGCAAACAACTTCCCTCTCTCCACACAG GACGTGATGATGGTGGGCGAGCCCACACTGATGGGAGGGGAGTTCGGAGACGAAGATGAGCGTCTGATCACGCGGCTGGAGAACGGCCAGTTCGACACGGCCAACGGAGCGGGGGGCCTGGAGGACGAGGACAGTTTTGGTAGCTCCCCTGCTCTGGGGGGCGCACACTCCCCCTGGAACAACAAGACGCCCAGCAGCCAGGACAGCAAGAATGACGCACAGTAG
- the LOC115194038 gene encoding LIM domain-binding protein 1 isoform X1 codes for MSVGGCACPGCSSKSFKLYSPKEPGPNGSAFPPFHPGTMLDRDVGPTPMYPPSYLEPGMGRPTPYGNQTDYRIFELNKRLQNWTEDCDNLWWDAFTTEFFEDDAMLTITFCLEDGPKRYTIGRTLIPRYFRSIFEGGATELFYTLKHPKESFHTNFVSLDCDQCTMVTQNGKPMFTQVCVEGRLYLEFMFDDMMRIKTWHFSIRQHREVLPRSILAMHVQDPQMLDQLAKNITRCGLSNSTLNYLRLCVILEPMQELMSRHKTYSLSPRDCLKTCLFQKWQRMVAPPAEPARQAPNKRRKRKMSGGSNMSAGGGNNSKKKSPANNFPLSTQVPDVMMVGEPTLMGGEFGDEDERLITRLENGQFDTANGAGGLEDEDSFGSSPALGGAHSPWNNKTPSSQDSKNDAQ; via the exons gctgttCGTCTAAGTCGTTCAAGCTGTACTCCCCCAAGGAGCCCGGCCCTAACGGCAGTGCCTTCCCCCCCTTCCATCCCGGCACCATGCTGGACAGGGACGTGGG GCCAACACCAATGTACCCCCCGTCATACCTTGAGCCTGGCATGGG GAGACCAACACCATATGGCAACCAGACAGACTACAGGATATTTGAGCTCAACAAACGGCTACAAAACTGGACAGAG GACTGTGACAATCTCTGGTGGGATGCCTTCACCACAGAGTTCTTTGAGGATGATGCCATGCTCACCATCACCTTTTGTCTAGAGGATGGGCCCAAACGATATA CTATCGGCCGGACGCTGATCCCACGGTACTTCCGGAGTATCTTTGAAGGCGGCGCCACTGAGTTGTTCTACACGTTGAAGCACCCTAAAGAGTCCTTCCACACAAACTTTGTGTCTCTGGACTGTGACCAGTGCACCATGGTTACACAGAACGGCAAGCCCATGTTCACACAG gtgTGTGTGGAGGGCCGTCTGTACCTGGAGTTCATGTTTGACGACATGATGAGAATCAAGACGTGGCATTTTAGCATCAGACAACATAGAGAAGTCCTGCCTCGCAGCATACTGGCCATGCAC GTGCAGGACCCTCAGATGCTGGATCAGCTGGCTAAAAACATCACAAGATGTGGCCTGTCCAACTCCACACTCAACTACCTCAGG CTGTGTGTGATCTTGGAGCCGATGCAGGAGTTGATGTCCAGACACAAGACCTACAGTCTGAGTCCCAGAGACTGTCTCAAGACCTGCCTCTTCCAGAAGTGGCAACGCATGGTGGCCCCACCAG CTGAGCCGGCCAGACAAGCGCCCAACAAGCGGAGGAAAAGGAAGATGTCTGGCGGCAGCAACATGAGCGCTGGTGGAGGAAACAACAGCAAGAAGAAGAGTCCTGCAAACAACTTCCCTCTCTCCACACAGGTACCT GACGTGATGATGGTGGGCGAGCCCACACTGATGGGAGGGGAGTTCGGAGACGAAGATGAGCGTCTGATCACGCGGCTGGAGAACGGCCAGTTCGACACGGCCAACGGAGCGGGGGGCCTGGAGGACGAGGACAGTTTTGGTAGCTCCCCTGCTCTGGGGGGCGCACACTCCCCCTGGAACAACAAGACGCCCAGCAGCCAGGACAGCAAGAATGACGCACAGTAG
- the LOC115194038 gene encoding LIM domain-binding protein 1 isoform X2 — protein sequence MSVGGCACPGCSSKSFKLYSPKEPGPNGSAFPPFHPGTMLDRDVGPTPMYPPSYLEPGMGRPTPYGNQTDYRIFELNKRLQNWTEDCDNLWWDAFTTEFFEDDAMLTITFCLEDGPKRYTIGRTLIPRYFRSIFEGGATELFYTLKHPKESFHTNFVSLDCDQCTMVTQNGKPMFTQVCVEGRLYLEFMFDDMMRIKTWHFSIRQHREVLPRSILAMHDPQMLDQLAKNITRCGLSNSTLNYLRLCVILEPMQELMSRHKTYSLSPRDCLKTCLFQKWQRMVAPPAEPARQAPNKRRKRKMSGGSNMSAGGGNNSKKKSPANNFPLSTQVPDVMMVGEPTLMGGEFGDEDERLITRLENGQFDTANGAGGLEDEDSFGSSPALGGAHSPWNNKTPSSQDSKNDAQ from the exons gctgttCGTCTAAGTCGTTCAAGCTGTACTCCCCCAAGGAGCCCGGCCCTAACGGCAGTGCCTTCCCCCCCTTCCATCCCGGCACCATGCTGGACAGGGACGTGGG GCCAACACCAATGTACCCCCCGTCATACCTTGAGCCTGGCATGGG GAGACCAACACCATATGGCAACCAGACAGACTACAGGATATTTGAGCTCAACAAACGGCTACAAAACTGGACAGAG GACTGTGACAATCTCTGGTGGGATGCCTTCACCACAGAGTTCTTTGAGGATGATGCCATGCTCACCATCACCTTTTGTCTAGAGGATGGGCCCAAACGATATA CTATCGGCCGGACGCTGATCCCACGGTACTTCCGGAGTATCTTTGAAGGCGGCGCCACTGAGTTGTTCTACACGTTGAAGCACCCTAAAGAGTCCTTCCACACAAACTTTGTGTCTCTGGACTGTGACCAGTGCACCATGGTTACACAGAACGGCAAGCCCATGTTCACACAG gtgTGTGTGGAGGGCCGTCTGTACCTGGAGTTCATGTTTGACGACATGATGAGAATCAAGACGTGGCATTTTAGCATCAGACAACATAGAGAAGTCCTGCCTCGCAGCATACTGGCCATGCAC GACCCTCAGATGCTGGATCAGCTGGCTAAAAACATCACAAGATGTGGCCTGTCCAACTCCACACTCAACTACCTCAGG CTGTGTGTGATCTTGGAGCCGATGCAGGAGTTGATGTCCAGACACAAGACCTACAGTCTGAGTCCCAGAGACTGTCTCAAGACCTGCCTCTTCCAGAAGTGGCAACGCATGGTGGCCCCACCAG CTGAGCCGGCCAGACAAGCGCCCAACAAGCGGAGGAAAAGGAAGATGTCTGGCGGCAGCAACATGAGCGCTGGTGGAGGAAACAACAGCAAGAAGAAGAGTCCTGCAAACAACTTCCCTCTCTCCACACAGGTACCT GACGTGATGATGGTGGGCGAGCCCACACTGATGGGAGGGGAGTTCGGAGACGAAGATGAGCGTCTGATCACGCGGCTGGAGAACGGCCAGTTCGACACGGCCAACGGAGCGGGGGGCCTGGAGGACGAGGACAGTTTTGGTAGCTCCCCTGCTCTGGGGGGCGCACACTCCCCCTGGAACAACAAGACGCCCAGCAGCCAGGACAGCAAGAATGACGCACAGTAG
- the LOC115194038 gene encoding LIM domain-binding protein 1 isoform X8 — translation MSVGGCACPGCSSKSFKLYSPKEPGPNGSAFPPFHPGTMLDRDVGPTPMYPPSYLEPGMGRPTPYGNQTDYRIFELNKRLQNWTEDCDNLWWDAFTTEFFEDDAMLTITFCLEDGPKRYTIGRTLIPRYFRSIFEGGATELFYTLKHPKESFHTNFVSLDCDQCTMVTQNGKPMFTQVCVEGRLYLEFMFDDMMRIKTWHFSIRQHREVLPRSILAMHDPQMLDQLAKNITRCGLSNSTLNYLRLCVILEPMQELMSRHKTYSLSPRDCLKTCLFQKWQRMVAPPAEPARQAPNKRRKRKMSGGSNMSAGGGNNSKKKSPANNFPLSTQDLVGTKTCTLPELEDRS, via the exons gctgttCGTCTAAGTCGTTCAAGCTGTACTCCCCCAAGGAGCCCGGCCCTAACGGCAGTGCCTTCCCCCCCTTCCATCCCGGCACCATGCTGGACAGGGACGTGGG GCCAACACCAATGTACCCCCCGTCATACCTTGAGCCTGGCATGGG GAGACCAACACCATATGGCAACCAGACAGACTACAGGATATTTGAGCTCAACAAACGGCTACAAAACTGGACAGAG GACTGTGACAATCTCTGGTGGGATGCCTTCACCACAGAGTTCTTTGAGGATGATGCCATGCTCACCATCACCTTTTGTCTAGAGGATGGGCCCAAACGATATA CTATCGGCCGGACGCTGATCCCACGGTACTTCCGGAGTATCTTTGAAGGCGGCGCCACTGAGTTGTTCTACACGTTGAAGCACCCTAAAGAGTCCTTCCACACAAACTTTGTGTCTCTGGACTGTGACCAGTGCACCATGGTTACACAGAACGGCAAGCCCATGTTCACACAG gtgTGTGTGGAGGGCCGTCTGTACCTGGAGTTCATGTTTGACGACATGATGAGAATCAAGACGTGGCATTTTAGCATCAGACAACATAGAGAAGTCCTGCCTCGCAGCATACTGGCCATGCAC GACCCTCAGATGCTGGATCAGCTGGCTAAAAACATCACAAGATGTGGCCTGTCCAACTCCACACTCAACTACCTCAGG CTGTGTGTGATCTTGGAGCCGATGCAGGAGTTGATGTCCAGACACAAGACCTACAGTCTGAGTCCCAGAGACTGTCTCAAGACCTGCCTCTTCCAGAAGTGGCAACGCATGGTGGCCCCACCAG CTGAGCCGGCCAGACAAGCGCCCAACAAGCGGAGGAAAAGGAAGATGTCTGGCGGCAGCAACATGAGCGCTGGTGGAGGAAACAACAGCAAGAAGAAGAGTCCTGCAAACAACTTCCCTCTCTCCACACAG GACCTGGTTGGAACAAAAACCTGTACACTGCCGGAGCTTGAGGACCGGAGTTGA
- the LOC115194038 gene encoding LIM domain-binding protein 1 isoform X4, whose translation MLDRDVGPTPMYPPSYLEPGMGRPTPYGNQTDYRIFELNKRLQNWTEDCDNLWWDAFTTEFFEDDAMLTITFCLEDGPKRYTIGRTLIPRYFRSIFEGGATELFYTLKHPKESFHTNFVSLDCDQCTMVTQNGKPMFTQVCVEGRLYLEFMFDDMMRIKTWHFSIRQHREVLPRSILAMHVQDPQMLDQLAKNITRCGLSNSTLNYLRLCVILEPMQELMSRHKTYSLSPRDCLKTCLFQKWQRMVAPPAEPARQAPNKRRKRKMSGGSNMSAGGGNNSKKKSPANNFPLSTQVPDVMMVGEPTLMGGEFGDEDERLITRLENGQFDTANGAGGLEDEDSFGSSPALGGAHSPWNNKTPSSQDSKNDAQ comes from the exons ATGCTGGACAGGGACGTGGG GCCAACACCAATGTACCCCCCGTCATACCTTGAGCCTGGCATGGG GAGACCAACACCATATGGCAACCAGACAGACTACAGGATATTTGAGCTCAACAAACGGCTACAAAACTGGACAGAG GACTGTGACAATCTCTGGTGGGATGCCTTCACCACAGAGTTCTTTGAGGATGATGCCATGCTCACCATCACCTTTTGTCTAGAGGATGGGCCCAAACGATATA CTATCGGCCGGACGCTGATCCCACGGTACTTCCGGAGTATCTTTGAAGGCGGCGCCACTGAGTTGTTCTACACGTTGAAGCACCCTAAAGAGTCCTTCCACACAAACTTTGTGTCTCTGGACTGTGACCAGTGCACCATGGTTACACAGAACGGCAAGCCCATGTTCACACAG gtgTGTGTGGAGGGCCGTCTGTACCTGGAGTTCATGTTTGACGACATGATGAGAATCAAGACGTGGCATTTTAGCATCAGACAACATAGAGAAGTCCTGCCTCGCAGCATACTGGCCATGCAC GTGCAGGACCCTCAGATGCTGGATCAGCTGGCTAAAAACATCACAAGATGTGGCCTGTCCAACTCCACACTCAACTACCTCAGG CTGTGTGTGATCTTGGAGCCGATGCAGGAGTTGATGTCCAGACACAAGACCTACAGTCTGAGTCCCAGAGACTGTCTCAAGACCTGCCTCTTCCAGAAGTGGCAACGCATGGTGGCCCCACCAG CTGAGCCGGCCAGACAAGCGCCCAACAAGCGGAGGAAAAGGAAGATGTCTGGCGGCAGCAACATGAGCGCTGGTGGAGGAAACAACAGCAAGAAGAAGAGTCCTGCAAACAACTTCCCTCTCTCCACACAGGTACCT GACGTGATGATGGTGGGCGAGCCCACACTGATGGGAGGGGAGTTCGGAGACGAAGATGAGCGTCTGATCACGCGGCTGGAGAACGGCCAGTTCGACACGGCCAACGGAGCGGGGGGCCTGGAGGACGAGGACAGTTTTGGTAGCTCCCCTGCTCTGGGGGGCGCACACTCCCCCTGGAACAACAAGACGCCCAGCAGCCAGGACAGCAAGAATGACGCACAGTAG